The following are encoded together in the Gemmatimonadota bacterium genome:
- a CDS encoding magnesium chelatase gives MDYTAATTIGALRGMGYPQRTIKDEMRDNLIGKLTRGEQVFPGIVGYDQTVIPELINAILSRHDFILLGLRGQAKTRILRSLVTLLDEYLPVIEGCEINSSPFAPVSRRARDLVTERGDDTPIEWIGRSRRYGEKLATPDVTISDLIGDIDPIKAASQRLHYAHEGVIHFGIIPRMNRGIFAVNELPDLQPRIQVGLLNIMEEKDIQIRGFPVRIPLDVMIVFSANPEDYTNRGAIITPLKDRIDSQILTHYPVNRTYALAITDQEAWTDRPGGVRIDMPSFIRETVEEIAFQARGSEFIDQTSGVSTRMTIAAMENLVSQVEKRSILQKRRSVVPRMCDLSAVIPAMTGKLELVYEGEQEGEVKVAEALIGRAVKEVFGNYFPAVYGEDDERGAYYREVLDWFEEGKTVEISDTMDDKSYYSALNGVGGLRKLAGEHIRTESRAELAVAMEFLLEGLHQHSRISKNVADGRRSYSDMMGSLFDR, from the coding sequence CCCGGCATAGTCGGATATGACCAGACCGTCATTCCCGAACTGATCAACGCGATCCTGTCCCGGCACGACTTCATTCTTCTCGGGCTGCGAGGACAGGCGAAGACCCGCATCCTGAGATCGCTGGTCACGCTGCTCGACGAGTACCTGCCCGTGATCGAAGGCTGCGAGATCAACAGCTCGCCCTTCGCGCCCGTCAGCCGGCGCGCCCGGGACCTCGTGACCGAGCGCGGGGACGACACGCCCATCGAATGGATCGGCCGGTCGCGACGGTACGGCGAAAAACTCGCCACGCCCGACGTGACCATCTCCGACCTGATCGGCGACATCGATCCCATCAAGGCGGCCTCTCAGCGGCTGCACTACGCCCACGAGGGCGTAATCCACTTCGGCATCATCCCGCGGATGAACCGGGGCATCTTCGCCGTCAACGAATTGCCCGATCTCCAGCCCCGCATCCAGGTCGGCCTGCTGAACATCATGGAAGAGAAGGACATCCAGATCCGGGGGTTTCCCGTCCGGATTCCCCTGGACGTGATGATCGTCTTCTCGGCGAACCCGGAGGACTACACCAACCGGGGCGCCATCATCACCCCGCTCAAGGACCGGATCGACTCGCAGATCCTCACCCACTATCCGGTCAACCGCACGTACGCCCTGGCCATCACCGACCAGGAGGCCTGGACCGACCGGCCCGGCGGCGTCCGCATCGACATGCCGTCCTTCATACGCGAAACGGTGGAAGAGATCGCCTTCCAGGCCCGTGGCAGCGAATTCATCGACCAGACTTCCGGCGTGAGCACGCGCATGACCATCGCCGCCATGGAAAACCTGGTCAGCCAGGTCGAAAAGCGAAGCATATTGCAGAAGCGCCGGTCCGTCGTTCCCCGCATGTGTGATCTTTCCGCGGTGATACCGGCGATGACGGGCAAGCTCGAACTCGTGTACGAGGGCGAGCAGGAAGGCGAGGTAAAGGTGGCCGAGGCGCTGATCGGGCGGGCCGTGAAAGAAGTCTTCGGAAACTACTTTCCCGCGGTTTACGGCGAGGATGACGAACGCGGCGCGTACTACCGGGAAGTCCTCGACTGGTTCGAGGAGGGAAAAACAGTCGAGATTTCGGACACCATGGACGACAAATCCTATTACAGCGCGTTGAACGGTGTCGGCGGGTTGCGGAAACTGGCCGGCGAGCATATCCGAACGGAAAGCCGGGCCGAACTCGCCGTCGCCATGGAATTCCTGCTCGAGGGTCTGCACCAGCATTCTCGGATCAGCAAGAACGTCGCAGACGGCCGGCGTTCTTACAGCGACATGATGGGCAGTCTGTTCGATCGTTGA